TCGCGGTCGTCGGCGTGGGCAGCGCGGCCGGGCTCGGCGGCGCTGGGATCGAAGCCGGGACGGTCGCGGAAGCGTTACCCGGCAACGTTTCTGGTGACGTCGTGGACTCACTGCCCGGACGCAGCCTGAAAACCCGCACCTCGGAGGCCCGCAAGTCCGCGGAGCGCGGGCGCAAGCGCGAGACTTTCGGCCGGTTCAAGCTCAAACAGCTGAAGCATGCGGTACGGCACGAGGCCGAATGCCTTGCCGCCGCCACCGGCCGGGTGCGGGATTACCTGGCTCGGCACCGGTGTACGGCACTGGACCGCGCTCTCTACGCAATCGGTGACGGTCATGGCAACGCGGCCGCGATCTCCGTCGTGCGGGTGGGTTTTCCGAAGAAAAGCGACGCCACCGGGTGCGAAAAGGTGGAGGAGGTGCAGGGGAGTGGCGACCTCAGGCCGCTGGGTGCCGCCGCGCTCGGTTTGGCCGGTTTCTCCTTCTCCGGGCACCATTACGACTCCCGCATCGACAAGCGGACGCTCGTCGTTGCCGAAGCCGAGACGGTCGCCGGGCACCTCGACGCCGGTACGCTCGATGCGCTGGCCGAGGTCTCGGTGTGGTTTCCCCGGCTCTGATCAGCCCTTCGCCTGCTGCACGGGGGCCGTGCTGGCCGGGCCGTGCAGCAGCCGGGCCACTTCACCGCGCAGTGAAACGAACTCCGGTGATTCCCGGGTGGTGATCTGGTCGCGCTGCGCGGGCAGATCGACCGCGAGGTCCGCGACGATGTGTGCCGGGGACTTCGACAGCACCAGCACACGGTCGCCGAGGTACACGCTCTCGTCGATGTCGTGGGTGACCAGCAGAACCGTCGTACCCTGTTCCGCCTGCACGCGGCGGAGCAGGTCTTCGAGGTCGAATCGGGTCTGGGCGTCCACCGAGGCGAACGGTTCGTCCATCAGCAGCAGCGCCGGGCGGCTCGCCAGCGCGCGGGCGATGGACACCCGCTGCTGCATCCCGCCGGACAGCTGCCACGGGAACTTGCCCTCGACCCCGGACAGGCCGACCGCCGCGAGCGCTTCGCGGGCCTGCGCGCGCCGGGTCTGCTTGTCGATTTTGGTCCAGCGTAACGGAAATTCGACATTCTTGACCACCGAGAGCCACGGGAACAGCGAACGGCTGTAGTCCTGGAACACCACGGCGAGGTCGTCGGGCACCCCGGTCACCAGGTCGCCGTGCAGCCGCACCGTGCCCGAGGTCGGCGGGAGCAGGCCGGCGATCGCCCGCAGCAGCGTGGATTTGCCGCAGCCGGACGGGCCGACGATGCAGGCGAGCTGCCCGGCGTCCACGGAGAACGTCAGCTCGTCCACCGCCACGTGCGCGGTATCCCCGGTGCCGTAGCGATGGCTGACCCCGGAGACCTCAAGCACAGTCGACATTCGCCGCCCTTCCTAAAACGACATGAAGTCCGTGAAGGGGCCCTTCACAGACTCAGAGTCCGTGAAGGGCCCCTTCACGGCGTCCCCCGGGTGGGCTGCCACCCGAGCACCCGCCGTTCGACGGCGAGCAGGGCGGCGTTGAACCCGTATCCGAGGATGCCCAGCAGCACGATCCACGCCCACATCTGGTCGTAGTCGAAGGACCGCTGGGCGGCCAGCAGCGCGTAGCCGATGCCGTCGACCGCACCGACCAGCTCCGAGATGGCCATCAGGATCAGCGCGATGGACAGTGACAGCCGCAGCCCGGCGAAGATCTTCGGCAGTGCCGCGGGCAGCACCACCAGCCCGATCCAGTATCGCCGCGGCGTGCGGAACGCGCGCGCGGTCTCCGCCTTCACCCTGTCCACCGAGCGCACACCGTCCACTGTGTTCAGCAGCACCGGCCACAGTGCACCGAAGATGATGGTGGCGATCTGCATGCCCGGCCCGATGTGGAACAACACGATGAACACCGGCACCAGCGCGGGCGGCGGAATGGCCCGGAAGAACGCGAACAGCGGGCCGACGTAGTCCATCCCGGTGCGCGAACGGCCGAGTGCGGTCCCGAGCGCGACGCCGGCCACGACCGACAGCAGCCAGCCGCCGAGCACACGGGCGAGGCTGGGCAGGATGTGCTGGAACACCGCGTCGCCGAGGAACAGCTGCGTGCCCGGCCCGGAGAACCACAGCTTCGCCGCGGCCGCTGCGATCTTGGTGGGTGGCGGGAAGAACACGCTGTCGTTGAGCTGCGTCACCAGCTCCCACAGCAGCACCAGCACCACGAACAACAGCCATTTGCGCGCGAATCCGCCGAGCCCGCTGCGCACCCGGCCCCGCACGCCCGCGGCGGCCGGTTTGCCCAGCACGCTCACGCGGTGGCTCCTTCGTCGGTGCTGTTCCAGCGGAACAGCCTGCGCCCCAGCCGTTCCAGCCCCTCGTTGACCAGGAAGCCGAGCACCCCGGCGACCACGGTGCCGGCCAGCACCAGGTCCATCCGGTTGCTCGACGAACTCGCCTCCAGCACGAACTGCCCGATGCCGAGCTTCGCGCCGGCCAGGAATTCCGTGCTGATCACCAGGATCAGCGCGATCGCGGAGGCCATCCGGATCCCGGTGAACACGAACGGCGCGGCGTGCGGCAGCAGCACCGAGCCGAGGATCCGTGACCGCGGGGTGCCGTAACTGCGAGCGGTCTCCACCAGCAGCGGGTCGACCTCGGCCATCGCGTAGATGGTGTTGAACAGGATCGGCCACACCGAGGCGTAGACGGCCAGGGAGATCTTCGCCTCCGGGCCGCCGCCGATGACGATCAGCACCAGCGGGATCAGCGCCACCGAAGGGATCGGCCGCAGGAACTCGACGATCGCCCTGGTCGCCTCACGCAGCCGGCGCACGCTGCCCAGCATCAGCCCGGCCGGTACCGCGAGGACGATCGAAATCGCCATCGCGATCAGCCAGGCCAGTACCGAGGCCACCACGTCGCGGGTGAACCCGGTGTCCCCGAGCAGCTCCCCGATCCGCGCGAACACCACGGTGGGCGGCGGCAGATCGGTCCGCGCGACCCAGCCGAAGCGCACGATGGCTTCCCAGATCAGCAGGAAACCGAGCACTCCGGTCAGATTGCGGACGACTCGCACGTCAGGATGCGCTCGCCTGCGGGACGATCATCGTGGCCACGTCGATCTTCGCCGGGATCGACTGGAACTGCTGCAGCAGATCCGGTACCCGCTGCAGCCGCCGAGCATCCAATGTGGACTGGAAGGTGAGCAGCTTGGTCAGCGCGGCGATGTCCTGGTCCACCTTGGAGAACTTGACCAGCAGTGGCTCGATCTTCGAGCGGTCCGCGGATTCCTTGGTGGCCTTGAGCATCGCGCGCTGGAAGGCGGCCACGGTCTTCTGGCTGCCGGAGGCGAACTTGCCCAGCGAGGCGTAGCCGGCGGTGGGGAAGTCCTTGGTACCGCCGGTCGCGGCGTCGATGATCTCCACCGTGCCGTCGTCCTTGGCGGACTGGGTGATGAACGGCTCGGTGAGGAAGCCCGCGTCCACGTCGCCGCGCTTGACCGCCGCGCCGATCTGCGGGAATCCGATCGGCACCCACTTCACCCCGGAGTAGTCCACGCCGTTGTCGCGCATCACGGACTTGGTCAGGGTGTCGCAGATGGTGTCGGTCGCGGTGATCGCGATCTTCTTGCCCGCCAGGTCGTGCACGCTTTTCACCGGGCCGTTCGGCAGCGCGACCACCTCGGTGCTCTTCGGACCCGCGGAAGAGGCGTCGGCGACGAACTTGATGTCGGCGTTGCTCTTGCTCTTGGCGATGAAGAACGGGGTGTAGCTGCCGTAGGCGATGTCGACCTCGCCGGCGAGCAGCTTCTGCAGCGAAGCCCCGCCGCTGGCCGCGTTCACCGCCTCGACTTCGAGGCCCTCCTGCTGGAAGTAACCGTTCTGCACCGCGAGGTGGAACGGGGCCACGTCGATCGTCGGCATGATGGAGACCTTGATCTTCGGCTTCTCCAGCCCGGAGCCACCGCCGGTGCCGCCCGAGTCCTCCGACCCGCCGAGCAGGCCGCAGCCGCTCGCGGTCAGTGCAACGCCGCTTGCCATGGCGAGGGACAGGAACCCGCGCCTGCCATAGCTGCGCTGGTTGCCCGCGGCTGCTTCAAACAAGGTCGCTCCCAATACGGATGCAGTCACGTCTGCCGAGGACGTGCGGATGGCGGAATGTGACTTATCGTCCGGAGTCACGCGGCTACTGTAGAGAAGCAACCCGGCTATCACAATGGGTGTTCAGCGTCGGTTCGGGGGTGGCAATCATCACTCGATCAGGTGCATCGTTGATCAACATCCGGGCGCCACGCGGACAAGCTGTTGATGCCTGAATAACTTGATCCGCTGCCCGGGTGTACCCAGCGCGACATCTGGAGGGTTACAAACCGGCCAAGCGTTCGCTACCCTCTGCTCCTGCAGAGTGCGGTGCGGCCCACCGATGTAGCGAGGAAAAGCCCTGGTCGAACAGGGTGCTCCAGACAAGCCGGCGAGCAGTTCGCGGTGCACGGGTGGCCTCGGCCGAAACGGACAGACCGACCACGTGCGGGGACCGAACGTCATGCCAGAGCCGAACCGATCCCGCGCCCAGGGCGGTGGGAAATCACACCTGGAAGTCGATCGTTTCACCCGAAAGGGTGTAATGATCCGGTCAGTGGCCCGGGGCGCCAGCGGCGCGGGCCTGCTGCCGGAGGCGTGCGGGTAGTGGCCGCGGGCACGGCAGGTTTCGAAGCACAGGGTCCCGTGGACCCGGACGACGATGGTGGTGCGGCGGTGCCGAATGAAGACACCACGGGGGTGGGAGGGGCCCCTGCGCGCGAGCGCGCATCGCGCGGTGACAGCTCCTTCTTCGCACTGGGCAACTGGCGGCTTCGGTCGAAGCTCGCGCTCATCCTGATCATCCCGACCCTCACCGCGCTGGTGCTCGGTGTGCTGCGCGTGGTCGACGACGTACGGCAGGCCACGCAGCTGAGCCGGACCGCGGATCAGGTGGCCTTCGCGCAGAAGGTCACCTCCGTGGTGCACGACTTGGAAGGCGAGCGGGCGCTGGCGGTGGCCCGGATCTCCTCCCGCGACGCCCTGCGCCAGGCCGGGCTGGACGCGCAGGTGGCCAAGGTCGACCGCGGCGTGGACGACCTGCGCGACGCCGCCGTGCAGCTCAACGCCGACGACCCGGCGACCAGCGACCGCTACGCACGCGGCCTGCAGCGGCTGGACGCGCTGCGCCCGCTGCGCGCGGCGATCGGCTCCTCCTCCTATTCGGACCTGGCCGCGCTGGACACCTATTCCTCCATTCTCGACTCGCTGGTGCAGCTCGGCCGCGAGGTGACCACCGCGACCAGCGACCGTGGCCTGCTCCGGCTGGGCACCAGCACGCAGTCGATCAGCGAGGCCAAGGAGTCCATCCTCCGCGGGGACAGCGCGCTGCTGGTGGCCGCGTTCCGCGACGCCTTCCCGGGCAGCCTGCTCGACGAGACCCGCGCCGCGGAGGCCAGCGGGGACGCCTCGATCTCGGTGTTCCTGGCCAACGCCACCGACGACCAGGTCCGGCTCTACAACGACACCTACTCCGGCCCGGAGGTCGACGACCGGCGCCGGGTCGAGGCGACCGCGTTCTCCACCGCGCAGGCCAACCAGGGCCACTCGCTCAACATCGACCCCACCCGGCTGAGCCAGGACTCCACGATCGCCGCGGACAAGCTGCGCGCGGTGGAGAGCAGCCTGCTCAACCAGCTGCGCAGCCAGGCCGACAGCCTGGCCGGCTCGGCCGTGCAGTCCGCGTGGATCGGTGGCGCGATCGTGCTCGCGGCGCTGATCGCGGCACTGGTGCTGATGCTCGCGATCGCCCGGCTGATGCTGCGCCCGCTGCGCGTACTGCGGACCACCGCGCTGGACGTGGCCTACACCCGGCTGCCGGAGACCGTGCAGTCGATTTTGGACGATCCGGATCCGGTCAACGCCTCGAAGAAGGCGGTCGACCCGGTCCCGGTCACCTCTCGCGACGAGATCGGGGAAGTGGCGCGCTCGTTCGACGTGGTGCACGAGCAGGCCGTGAAGATGGCCGCGGAACAGGCGCTGCTGCGCGAGAACGTCAACGGCATCTTCGTGAACCTCTCCCGGCGTTCGCAGCGGCTGGTGGAACGCCAGCTCGGCGTGATCGACCGGCTGGAGGCCGACGAGCAGGATCCGGACCATCTCGCCAGCCTGTTCGAGCTGGACCACCTGGCCACCCGGTTGCGCCGCAACGGTGAATCACTGCTGGTGCTCTCCGGCGCCGGGCTCGCGAAGTCGGTGCCGAAGCCGATACCCGCGGCGGACGTCATCGGCGCCGCGGTGTCCGAGATCGAGCAGTACGCGCGGATCGAGGTCGGCGTGGTACCCGAGGTCGCGGTGCAGGGCCTGGCCATCCACGACCTCGTGCACGTGCTCGCCGAGCTGCTGGACAACGCGACCTACTTCTCCGAGCCGGAGACGAAGGTCACAGTGCGCGCGGTGGTCACGCGCAAGAAGGCGCTCGCCATCCAGGTCACCGACCACGGCGTCGGCATGGGCGAGGACCGGCTCGCGGAGCTGAACACCCGGCTGGCCGACCCGCCGGACCTGGACGTGTCGGTGACCCGGCGGATGGGCCTGTACGTGGTCGCCCGGCTGGCCCAGCGGCACGGCATCGAGGTGCGGCTGCGGGAGAACGAGGACATCGAGGGCGGTGTGGTCGCCCGCGTCGTGGTGCCCGCCGGCCTGCTCACCGACGTACGCGTCCCGGTGCCCGTCGCGCCGCGGCACACCCCGCCCCCGCCGAACCGCAACGAGATTTCGCACCCGAGCTTCCCGCCGGTCAACCGGGCGCCGGAAGCGGCACCGGAGGAGCCGCCGTCGGTGCCGGTCGAGTCCAACGGCGGGCTGGTCCCGCTGGATCAACCGATCAGTCTCGACGATCTGGTCGCGGGCAACCGGGCGGCCGGTCCGTTCCTGAGCCCGGAGGTGCCGGCCGAACAGGTACCCGCCTGGCCGACCGCGGACGACCTCGCCCCGCTCACCCGTGAGTCCAATGGGGACGGTGCCAGCCTTTCCGAGACCCAGTTCGCACCGCTGGTACTGCCGAAGCGCGAGCCGAAACACGTGGTGCCGGAAGAACCCGCGGCCGAGGCGCCCGAGGAAGAGGACGGCCCGTCCGCGCTCGAAGACGACGTGCCCACCCGGCGGCTTCCGATTTATCAGTCGGTGCTTTCGCGCTGGTTCAGCGAGGGCAGCGACGAGGCCGAGCCCGGTGCGTTGCCGGGTGTCGACGCGGCGGAACCGTTGCCGGCCCCCGCGGCCGCGCGGCACCAGGCACCCGAACCGGTGCAGGCAGCCGAGGACGAGCCGGCCGAAGCGACGCCGCTCTACCCCGGCCCGGAAGACGACTCGGCCGGTGAAGACTGGCACAGCGTCTCCGACGAGGGCTGGCAGGCGGCACAGTCGTTGCTCGAGTCCAAGAACGAAGAGGTGACCTCGGCCGGGTTGCCCAAGCGCGTACCGAACGCATATCTGGTCCCCGGTTCGATATCCGGCGCGCAGAAGCCGGCCGAAGCGCAGAACTCGTTCACCGACCAGACCGCCGGGCTGCCCGGAAAGGGTGCTATCACCCGCTCGGCGACAGCGGCCCGCAGCCGGATGGCAAGCTTCCAGCGTGGATACACCTCCGGAAGGCACGCGCTGAAGGATCGGCCGACGGAGGCCCGGCTCGACGACGAGGCGCGCGTGACCGGAGCCGGCTACGTGAGCGACAGCGGCAGTGAGGAGCAACAGTGACACGGGCGGGTGCAGTGCAGCCGGGAGGCGGGCCGGTGCAGCCGAACGGCAGAAGTGCCGGCGGCGCGACGGGCAGCTTCGCGTGGCTGATCACGGACTTCGTGCACCGGGTTCCCGGTGCCGCGCACGCAGTGGTCGTTTCGGCCGACGGTCTGCTTCTCGCGGCTTCGCGCGGGTTGCCGAAGGATCGCGCGGACCAGCTCGCGGCGGTCGCCTCCGGGCTGACCAGCCTCGCGCGGGGCGCGGCGAAGGTGTTCGAAGGCGGCCCGGTCGCGCAGACCGTGGTCGAGATGGCCAACGGTTTCCTCTTCCTGATGTCGGTGTCCGACGGTTCCTGCCTGGCCGTGCTGGGTTCGCCGGAAAGCGACATCGGCCTGGTGGTGTACGAGATGACGTTGCTCGTCGAACGGGTCGGGCAGCAGCTGACCCCGGAGATGCGCGCGCAACTGCAGGGCGCTGCGGTCCGCCGCTAGGCGGGCCGGGATCAGGAGTGAGCCGTGGACGACGGGCGCTTGCGGGGCGATGGCCGGCTCGGGGACGACTCCACCGGCGGGTGGGGCGAGCGGGACCGGGGACGGGAGGACTGGAAGTCCTTCCGCGAACGGGTCGACCGTGAGTGGCGGGCCCGGCACGCCCGGCTCGACGAACCGGAGCCCGGACCCGGCCCGGAGCCGGCCCGGCCGCCCGACCGGCTGACCGACTCCAACGCCGGGCAGCAGCCGGGCATCACCGCCGTGCCCGGCTACCGCGACCGGCTGCTCGGCGGCCCCGGCTCGGAGCTGTTCGGCGGCGCCAGCGGCCCGCTCTACGACTCGGCCGAGTTCGCCGCGTTCAGCACGGCGCGGGACGGTTCGCCGGGCCCGTCCTCGAACGAACTCGCCGCGGCGTTGCCCGCGCAGGCCGCGAGCGAGCCGCCGGTCGCCGAGGTGGAGACCTCCGGGCTGGTCCGGCCCTACTTCCGCACCCGCGGGCGGACCAAGCCGACCTACGATCTCGCGGTCGAGGCATTGGTCTCGACCAGTGAGCAGGGCCGGCTGCTGGACCGGGTCCGGGTGCCCGAGCACCGGTCGATCTGCGATCTGTGCCTGGACACCCGGTCGGTGGCCGAGGTCGCCGCGCTGCTGCGGCTGCCGCTGGGCGTGGTGCGGGTGCTGATCGGAGATGTGGCGGGGCTCGGCCTGGTGCTGGTGCACACCAGCACCAGCACGAGCGCGGGCGACCGCCCCAGTATCGAGTTCATGGAAAGGGTGCTCAGTGGGCTTCGGAGAATTTGACTCCGACCCGAACACACCGCAGGCAGGTCCGACCTCGTCGGCCAAGATCGTGGTCGCGGGTGGGTTCGGTTCGGGAAAGACGACTTTGGTCGGGGCGATCTCCGAGATCGATCCGCTGACCACCGAGGCCTTGATGACCGAGGCGAGTGTCGGGTACGACGACATCACGGCCACGCCCCAGAAGACGACCACCACGGTCGCGATGGACTTCGGCCGGCTCTCGCTCGACTCGGACCTGGTGCTGTACGTGTTCGGCACACCGGGCCAGCACCGGTTCTGGTTCATGTGGGACGACCTCGCGGTCGGCGCGATCGGCGCGGTGGTGCTGGTGGACACCCGGCGGCTGGCCGACGCGTTCCCGTCGATCGACTTCTTCGAGAACCGGAAGCTGCCCTACGTGGTGGCGATCAACTGTTTCGACCGCCTGCTGCACCACCAGATCGAGGACGTGCGGCACGCGCTGACGATCTCACCGTCGGTGCCGATCATGGCCTGCGACGCGCGCGAGCGGGACTCGGCCAAGCAGGTGCTGATCTCGGTCGTCCAGCACGCGATCGCGCACGACACGGCACTGCAGGCGGGCTGAGCCCGGTCCAGGTGCGATGCCGCCGTTGGAGTGAACTCCGCGCGCTTCACCCTCTTCGGGGAGCGGTGCATCCGTCTGGAGCAGGGAGCACTCCTCTCGGTTGTCCGGGCCGGTGCCGATCGTCCCCCGATCGGCTTGCCACCACGGCGGTGACCAGCTCGGATACGCTTTCCTCGGAGTTCGTCACCGGCCCTACCGAGTGACCCGCGAATGCGTGGTCGCGCATGCGTCGATGCGACGTCGGCACGGAAGTACGCGTACCGTGCCCCGTCGCACGCTCGACACGGCCGAGGAGGTGAATACGCTGGAATGGCGTCTTCACGGCGGCCGGGCGAGCAGGACCGCCCGGTGCCGGGCGGGTGTCCCAGCGTTCGACAGCTTGGAGGGCCAGTGACCTATTCCGGGACCGATTCCGGCGCACCGGCGGAGCAGGGCACGTTCGGCTGGCTGGTTTCCGATTTCGTGCGCCGGGTCCCGGGCGCCGCGCATGCGGTGCTGGTGTCCGCGGACGGCCTGCTGCTCGCCCCGTCCGAGGGGCTGCCGCAGGAGCGGGCCGAACAGCTGTCCGCGGTCGCCTCCGGGCTGATCAGCCTCACCCTGGGTGCGGCCCGCTGCTTCGAGGCGGGCGGGGTCAACCAGACCGTGGTCGAGATGGAGGGCGGGTACCTGTTCCTGATGTCGGTGTCCGACGGTTCGTCGCTGGCCGTGCTGGCCGCGCCCTCGTGCGACATCGGGACGGTGGCCTACGAGATGACCCTGCTCGTGGAGCGGGTCGGCCAGCAGATCAGCCCCGAGCTGCGGGCTCAGCTGCAGGGCGGGGTGCGTGGGTGAGGATCTCGGGTTTCGGCGAGCAGGACACGGGCGCCTGGGAGGCGCTGCACCGCGGTGACGACCGCACGGAGTTCGACTCACCCAGCCGCTTCGAGCTGAGCACGTTGAAGATGCGGCTGCCGGCTCGCCCGAACCCCGTCCGTCCCGCGCCACCGCCACCGCCACCGTTGCCACCGCCGCCGGTGCAGCGGGAGGAGCCCGTCCGGTACGACGACGGTTACCGGGAGCCGCCCGCGCCTGGGGGCGACGGACGAGCTTTCGCGCCCGGCTACTGGCCGGAGGAGCCCCCACGCGGGCAGCACGCGGCCCCCGAACCACCCCCGTCCGGCCGCCGGCACCGGGTCGAGGAGCCGCCGGACCCCTACTCGTTCGACGAATACGCCGACCGGGGCTCGCCGGGCGCACACGACCGGACGGTGCCGGAGGAGTCCGCATACCGGTACCCGGAGGAGGCCCCTCGCAGCAGGCACGCGCTGCCCCCTCCGCCGCAGGAGCAGTCGGGCGCCTCCGCGCTGGACCAGTTCTGGTCCGCGGAAGGGGAGGGCGTCGACGAAGCCGCTCCCACGGACCGATCGGCCGCCAAGCCGAAGTCGCGGGTACGCCCGTACGCCCGCACTCGCGGCCGGACGCACTCGGACTACAACCTCGCGCTCGAAGCATTGGTCTCGACCAGCGACAGCGGCCGCCGCTACCGCGGGGTGCGCTCCATCGAGCACCGGCGGATCTGCGATCTGTGCCTGGACACCCGCTCGGTCGCGGAAATCGCCGCGCACCTGAACCTGCCGCTCGGCGTGGTGAAGGTGCTGGTGGGGGACATGGCCGACATCGGCCTGGTGCTGCTGCACCAGACCGACCTGGTACTGGGCGACCGGTCCTCACGTGAGTTCATGGAGCGGGTGCTGCAGGGTTTGCGGAGCCTGTAACCCGGGCGCCCGGCCATCCCGTTCCAGGGCTGTGAAGGGGCCCTTCACGGACTCTGAGTCCGTGAAGGGCCCCTTCACGGCTTTCCCTCCCGGCGAGCGCCCGCGAAGCGGGCCGCCCCGGCGAGCGGCCGGGCCGCGCCCATCGCATGTCCGCCCAGCGCCCGCGCCCGCATCATCGGCAGTTCGCCGCCGGCCCAGGCGCGGGCGGCGGCGATGGCTTCCCGGGGGCGCGGATCGCCGGGCTGTTCGCGTTCGAAGCAATCCAGGACGTGCTCCGCGCACACCGCCGCCCACTCGGCGAGCAGCCGGTGATCCTCGTCGGTCAGCGAGCCGCCGCGGCGGATGGTCACCATGCGGGGGTCGCGCACCTTCGGCAGGATCATCGTCGGCTAGTCCTCCACCAGTGCGGCAGAAGTGATGCGGTGCAACGGATATCGCTCGTGATCCGCCCCCTCCAGCACCCCGCCGCCCACGCGCAGGGGGCGTACGACGCGCTGGCTCGCCGTGCCGCGGGAGTCGACGAAGCCGATCCACACCTCACGGTGTTCCAGCGTCGCGCGGGACAGCAGCTCCAGCGTTGCCGTGGTGTCCGCGCCGCCGCCTCGGGGCGGTTGGACCGCGGAGCCACGCCGCCGTGCCGCCGCTTGGTCTCCGGCGCGGAGGTTGGACACGATGCGGGCAGCCTGTTCGTCGGTCAGCACCGCCTGTTCGCCCGGCCGCGCCCGCACTGCCCGCGGGCGGCCGGGCACCCGGCGGCCGCTCGGGCGCAGGTCGACCACCCGGCCGTCCGGTCCCTCGGCGGCCGGGGCGAAACCCGCGCCCCGCAACGCTTCCAGCACTTCGCCGAGCGGGGCGGTGCTGATCAGCACGGTCGGCGCGATCAGCCGCAGGTCGTACCCGGTGGCGACCGGGTGCGCCAGCACCTCGGCGAGCAGCGCCTCGTCATCGCAGCGCAGGAACGATCCGGCCGCGCCGCCGCGGAGCCTGCCGTGACGGCGGGCCACGTCGTCGATCAGGTAGGTGAGGCCCTGCGGCACCGGCGTCGCCGATTTGGCGCGGAACATCGTGTGCAGCTCGTCCGCGGTACGGCCGGTGTCCAGCGCCCGGCGCACGGTGTTCTCGGTGACCCGGTAGACCGTGGCG
This Amycolatopsis sulphurea DNA region includes the following protein-coding sequences:
- a CDS encoding DUF742 domain-containing protein; protein product: MRISGFGEQDTGAWEALHRGDDRTEFDSPSRFELSTLKMRLPARPNPVRPAPPPPPPLPPPPVQREEPVRYDDGYREPPAPGGDGRAFAPGYWPEEPPRGQHAAPEPPPSGRRHRVEEPPDPYSFDEYADRGSPGAHDRTVPEESAYRYPEEAPRSRHALPPPPQEQSGASALDQFWSAEGEGVDEAAPTDRSAAKPKSRVRPYARTRGRTHSDYNLALEALVSTSDSGRRYRGVRSIEHRRICDLCLDTRSVAEIAAHLNLPLGVVKVLVGDMADIGLVLLHQTDLVLGDRSSREFMERVLQGLRSL
- a CDS encoding putative immunity protein, which produces MILPKVRDPRMVTIRRGGSLTDEDHRLLAEWAAVCAEHVLDCFEREQPGDPRPREAIAAARAWAGGELPMMRARALGGHAMGAARPLAGAARFAGARREGKP